From the genome of Nicotiana sylvestris chromosome 2, ASM39365v2, whole genome shotgun sequence, one region includes:
- the LOC104247311 gene encoding calcium/calmodulin-regulated receptor-like kinase 2, with translation MVHKADLVIIGICVGVAFGILIASLVFFGIRWYKKRARLQRQANERCVATLPIRTNGLNTSVDFSASLSSSVAIKTSGFPATNSQPSWWSHPSKDHFASASGIPRYSYKDIQKATQNFTTILGQGSFGPVYKATMPVGGVVAVKVLATDSKQGEKEFFTEVTLLGRLHHRNLVNLVGYCVDKGHRMLIYEFMSNGSLANLLYSEEHTLSWEDRLQIALDVSHGVEYLHDGAVPPVIHRDLKSANILLDHSMRAKVADFGLSKEEVYDGRNSGLKGTYGYIDPVYISTSKFTTRSDIYSFGIILFELITAIHPHQNLMEYVNLAAMSSDGVDEILDKKLVGTCSLEQVRSLAAIAHKCIHRTPRKRPSMGEISHAILRIRQRRLVEEDTMSFTGYDSSRMASRIENQQVELRNMVSINERS, from the exons ATGGTTCATAAAGCTGATTTAGTTATTATTGGCATCTGTGTCGGTGTGGCTTTTGGAATTCTCATTGCATCACTTGTGTTTTTTGGAATTCGGTGGTACAAAAAACGTGCTCGTCTTCAGCGCCAAGCAAATGAGCGATGTGTGGCAACTCTTCCAATACGGACAAATGGACTCAATACAAGCGTTGATTTTAGTGCATCTCTGTCAAGTTCTGTTGCTATTAAGACATCAGGATTTCCGGCCACAAATTCACAGCCCAGTTGGTGGAGTCACCCTAGTAAAGATCACTTTGCTTCAGCATCTGGAATACCAAGATACTCTTACAA GGACATTCAGAAAGCTACCCAAAACTTTACAACCATACTGGGTCAGGGGTCTTTCGGCCCAGTATACAAAGCTACAATGCCTGTTGGTGGAGTGGTTGCTGTGAAAGTTCTTGCTACGGACTCAAAACAAGGAGAAAAGGAGTTCTTTACTGAG GTAACACTTCTAGGTAGGCTTCATCATCGGAATTTGGTAAATTTGGTTGGCTATTGTGTGGATAAAGGACATCGCATGTTAATCTATGAATTCATGAGTAATGGAAGTTTGGCAAACCTTTTATACA GTGAGGAACACACCTTGAGTTGGGAAGATCGGTTGCAAATAGCCCTTGATGTTTCACATGGCGTTGAGTATCTTCATGACGGG GCGGTTCCCCCAGTGATACATCGTGATTTGAAGTCTGCCAATATATTGCTAGATCATTCTATGAGAGCTAAG GTTGCTGATTTTGGGCTGTCAAAAGAAGAGGTATATGATGGCCGCAACTCAGGCCTTAAAGGTACATATGGCTACATCGATCCGGTGTATATATCCACAAGCAAGTTTACGACAAGGAGTGACATATATAGCTTTGGCATTATCCTTTTTGAACTGATCACTGCTATTCATCCACATCAGAACTTAATGGAATACGTAAATCTT GCAGCTATGAGCTCAGATGGAGTAGACGAGATCCTTGACAAGAAGCTTGTTGGGACATGCAGTCTAGAGCAAGTGAGGAGTCTTGCTGCAATTGCTCATAAATGCATACACAGGACTCCTAGAAAGCGTCCTTCCATGGGTGAAATTTCGCATGCAATACTGAGAATAAGACAGAGGCGCCTTGTCGAAGAAGATACCATGTCCTTTACAGGATACGACAGTTCAAGAATGGCAAGTAGGATAGAAAATCAGCAGGTTGAATTAAGAAACATGGTCAGCATAAATGAGAGAAGCTGA